DNA sequence from the Tenacibaculum mesophilum genome:
ATATTAATTTATATAGGTACTACGGTAATAGCAATAACAGTAGGGTTAGTATTGGTAAATGTTGTACAGCCTGGAGAAGGAATTTCAGAAGATACAATAGCTAAATTAACAGCAGATTACGCAAACAGTGAAGGGGTACAAGCTAAAATAGTAGAAGCGAGTAAACAAAAAGAAAGTGGTCCACTTAAGTTTTTGGAAGATATGGTTCCAGATAATGCTATACAAGCAATGAGTAATAATAAAGCAATGTTACAAGTAATTTTCTTTACTATTATTTTAGGAATATCAATGTTATTAATAGGAGAAAAAAAGGCTACACCATTAAAAAACTTTTTTGATTCGTTAAATGAAGTTGTGTTAAAAATGGTTGATTTAATCATGTTAACAGCACCTTTTGCGGTATTTGCATTATTAGCAAATGTTGTGGTTACTTCTAATGATCCTGATTTATTGTTAGCATTATTAAAATATGGAGCAACTGTTATTGGAGGTTTATTATTAATGGTAGCACTTTATATGGTTTTAATAAGTGTATTTACCAAAAAGAACCCATTATGGTTTTTAAAACAAATAAGTCCAGCACAATTATTAGCGTTTTCAACAAGTTCTAGCGCGGCAACATTACCAGTTACGATGGAACGAGTAGAAGAACATATTGGAGTAGATAAAGAAGTATCGAGTTTTGTGTTACCAGTAGGAGCTACTATTAATATGGACGGTACTAGTTTATATCAAGCAGTAGCAGCAGTATTTATATCACAAGCTTTAGGTTTCGATTTAACTTTTGTTGATCAACTCACAATTATTTTAACGGCTTTATTAGCCTCAATAGGTTCAGCAGCTGTGCCAGGAGCAGGAATGGTAATGTTAGTAATCGTATTAGAATCAGTTGGTTTTCCAGCAGATAAATTAGCCATAGGTTTGGCATTAATTTTTGCAGTTGATAGACCTTTAGATATGTGTAGAACAGTTATCAATGTAACGGGTGATGCTACAGTATCAACTTTAGTAGCGAAGTCTGTAGGCAAGTTAGGAAAACCACACCCACATGAATGGGATGAACATTATGATGAAGTAAAATAAACTTGTATGCTTACAGTAAAATCACCTATAGTTTCTGTTGATTGGTTGCACGATAATTTAAGTGCAGATAACTTAATAGTTCTAGATGCAACTATTCAGAAAGTAGGAGTCAAAACAGATGATAAAAAAGAAAAACAGCAGATTAAAGATGCTGTTTTCTTTGATTTAAAGAGTGTCTTTTTAGATGTTGAAGCAGAATATCCTAACACAATTCCGTCAGAAAAATATTTTGAAACTGAAGTTCAAAAATTAGGAATAAACAATGATAGCTGTATTGTTGTTTATGATGATTTAGGAGTATACTCATCTCCTAGAGTTTGGTGGTTGTTTAAAGTGTTTGGTTTTGAAAATGTCGCAGTTTTAAACGGAGGTTTACCTGCTTGGAAAGACGCTGGTTATACAGTTGAGTCTAAAAAAGAAAGAGAATTCTTAACAGGGAACTTCAAAGCTAATCTTAATAAGGGTAAAATAAGTGTTACAGAGGAAGTATTAAAAGCTTCTCTTAATAATAAAGTTATATTAGACGCTCGTTCAAAAGGAAGGTTTTATGCTACAGAGCCAGAACCAAGAAAAGATTTAAGAGGAGGTCATATTCCAAATTCTAAAAGCTTACCTTATGCAGAATTGCAATTAAATGGTAAGATGAAATCGAAAGAAGAGCTTCAGAAAATATTTTCAGATATGAATCCGAATAAAGAAGAAATGATTTTTTCTTGTGGATCAGGAATTACAGCATGTATACTTGCTTTAGGAGCTGAAGAGGCAGGAAAAACTAATTATAGTGTATACGACGGTTCTTGGACAGAATGGGCAAGTAGGTTAGATTTGCCTGTTGAAAAATAATAGAAATAAAAAAACCTCTAATTAGAGGCTTTTTTTATTATATCAACTTCTTTACTTCTTGTTTTAAAAAGGAGATTGCAGTATTAGCGGGACTTTCCTGTTGCGAGTAGTCAATTAATACATTTTCACGTAAATCTTTAGCAGTTTCAGAACTTTCTGCTGTGTTTCGAAGTTTAGCTATAATAGCTAATTTAGCTGCTAAAACAGCTTTCCAACTATCATCAGAAATGTATAATTGCTGTACTAAATTATGTTCAAACTCTTGTTCTATATTACCAATTAAAAGTTGGAGGTAGTTATCAGTATCATCTCCTATAGGATTTACTCTTAACAGTAATTTTGATGGGTTGATACGCTCACAAAATAACAACATACGTTCATAAGCTTGTAGCTTTGTGGGTAAACTTTCACGCTTTTTTTCAACTAAAGCATTGAATGTTTTTTCTTTATTGTCTTGTTCAATAAAGCGGCCTAAAATTAAGTAAGCTACGCCGCCAGTTACTAGTGCTGGTAGGGCATAAGCAAGCCCTTCAATAATTTTATCTTCCATAATGCGAATATACGAGTCCTGTTAAAATTGCCAATCCAAAACTTAGTAAAGTTCCAATCAGTACATATTCAGTAAGTTTTCTGTCTTTTGATGCTGTTAAATCTCCAAATCTAAATATAGATTTTGCCGCGAGTAAAAATCCAACACCTGCCCATTGGTTAATCGCGATAAAAACAAAAATTAATATACGTTCTAAAAAACCAATATACTTACCTGCATTGGCTAACGATTGTTCTGTTGATTTATTACCTTTTTCTGGATTCCATTTAGAAATTAATGTATTTATGATAATTGATGAAGTATAAGTGACAAAAATTAAACAAGTAAAAAGTAATAAATTTTGTTGAGTTAAAATAGCATTTATGCTAATTTTAAAAGGAGCATATATATATGTGGCTAAAACCAAAAAGAATATATGTAAAACCTGATCTAAAAAGAAGAATAAACGTTTGTTCTTCTTTCTTTGAAAATATAGTTTTCCAAGATCTACTAAATAATGAGAAATAATTACAAGTAAAAAAACACTCCAGTATGTAGAATTGAATTGTAATAATAATAGTAATAAAATAGCATGAACACCTATGTGAGCATAGAGTTTAATAGATTTTATTTTCTTTTTCTCTTTGTTTTTTACCCAGTTTTTAGGTTGAAACACAAAATCACCTAATAAATGAGCAACGAGTAGTTTTAAAAACAGTATCATATTTTAGTTAGTTTCTGATTCATAAGTTTTCTATAACGTTTTTCTAGTTTCATAATTTCATCAAACCCAGAACGTTTTCTTCGTTCACTAGCGCTACTTTCTGAAATAGCTAGTTTTTTAGCGATAATTTTTTGAGTAGACTCAGGGTTTTGTAGAGACATATTCACAAAAGCAGCTGAGTTGGTTGTCCAATTATCCATTATTAATAAACTTAAGCTTATAGAAACTTCAAACTCGTCGTTAATATCTTCCCAAGGAGTTTTCAAAGCTAAATTTTGCTTTTTAAGTAAATAATCAAAAGCATACCCAGAATTTATAAAAGCTTCACCGTTGGCTTCGGTAATTTTTTCTGTATCAAAATTTTTATTACCGATACCAATGGCTAAACGAATGTCTAAATCTTTTATTTTTTTAATAGTAGATTTTAGCTTAAAAGTAAAAAGAAGAGCTTCTGCAATATTTTCAATTTCAATTTGAAAACTATCTCCTCGAAAAAGCTCCCATGTTTTTGGTGTTTTCCCGATAGTATTGAAGGATTCTTTCATTACAGGAAGCCATGTTTCAGCAGAAACACCACGAGAATTAATAATATCACCAGTAATTACACTTGTCATGTATTCAATTTTTAGTAAAAATAGCTTTTCAAATTGAAAACTCCAAATAATTCGGGTTTTAAAGCGAATATTTTAAAATAAGGGTTATAAGACGAATTATTGTTGATTCGGGTTTTAGCTTGAATTTATAGGATTAAAAATTAGTGAATAAAAAAAAGGATAGAATCTTTAAAAAACCTAAAAGATTGGTTAATTTTCCATTTTTAAAATACTTTCAATTTTATTTCCATTGAATACTTATTTAGAGCAACTTAACGAACCACAGAGAGCAGCTGTTTTACAAAAAGACGGCCCAATGATAATTATAGCAGGAGCAGGATCGGGTAAAACGAGAGTGCTGACTTATAAAATTGCTTATTTAATGGAGCAAGGAGTAGATGCTTTTAACATTTTATCGTTAACATTTACCAACAAGGCTGCCCGTGAAATGAAAGATCGTATTGGTAAAGTAGTGGGGTATAGCGAAGCTAAAAACCTTTGGATGGGAACATTTCACTCAGTTTTTGCACGTATCTTACGTTCAGAGGCTGATCGATTAGGCTATCCGTCAAACTTCACCATTTACGATACACAAGATTCAGTTCGATTGATAACGGCGATTATCAAAGAAATGAATTTAGATAAAGATCGATACAAGCCAAAACAAATTTTAAGCAGAATATCGTCTTTTAAAAACAGCTTAATTACGGTTAGAGCGTATTTTAATAACTCTGATTTACAACAAGCCGATTTAGAAGCAAGTAGACCGAGAACAGGTGATATCTATAAAGAATATGTAGATAGATGTTTTAAGTCAGGAGCGATGGATTTTGACGATTTACTATTGCGTACCAATGAATTATTAGCGCGTTTTCCAGATGTGTTGGCAAAATATCAAGATCGTTTCCGATATATTTTGGTAGATGAGTACCAAGATACCAACCATTCGCAGTATTTAATTGTACGTGCGTTGGCAGATCGCTTTCAGAATATTTGTGTAGTAGGAGATGATTCGCAAAGTATTTACGGATTCCGTGGAGCGAATATTCAAAATATCTTGAACTTCCAGAAGGATTACCCAGATGTAAAAACATTCAAGTTAGAACAAAATTACCGTTCAACAAGTAACATCGTACGCGCTGCGAATAGTGTTATTGATAAGAATAAAACGAAGCTAGATAAAGAAATTTGGACAGCTAACGATGCAGGAGATAGTGTGAAGGTAATGCGTACAATTTCTGATGGAGAAGAAGGACGTTTCGTAGCTCAATCTATTTGGGAAAACCAAATGAATCATCAGTTAACAAGCGATCAATTTGCCATTTTATACCGTACCAATGCACAATCGAGAGCGATAGAAGATGCATTGCGTAAAAAAGATATTAAGTATAAAATTTACGGAGGTATTTCATTCTACCAACGTAAAGAAATTAAAGATTTACTATCGTATTTACGAATTTTAATCAACCCGAATGATGAGGAAGCATTAAAACGTATTATTAACTACCCAGCAAGGGGGATTGGAGCTACAACGTTAGATAAACTAACAATTGCAGCGAATCATTATAAAAAATCAATGTTTGATATTTTAAAGAATATCAATACGGTAGACATTAATCTTAATTCAGGAACCAAAACAAAGTTGCAGAATTTTGTAAACATGATTCAACGTTTTCAAATTGAAGCACAAACAAAAAATGCTTTTGAAATTGCTGATTTGGTAGTTAAACAAACCCAATTAGTCAAAGATTTACAAAAAGATGGAACTCCAGAAGGCGTTAATAAAGTCGAAAATGTTCAAGAACTTTTAAACGGAATAAAAGATTTTATTACCGATAAAATTGAAACAGGAGAAGACGCATCGTTAACTTCATTTTTAGAAGATGTCGCTCTAGCCACTGATTTTGATTCTGATAAGCAAGATGAAGAACCTAGAGTTTCGTTAATGACAATTCACTTATCCAAAGGTTTAGAGTTTCCTTATGTGTACATTGTAGGTTTAGAAGAAAGTTTATTCCCTTCAGCAATGAGTATGAATACTCGCAGTGAATTAGAAGAAGAACGTCGTTTGTTTTACGTAGCGTTAACAAGAGCTGAAAAAGGAGCGTATTTGACCTATGCACAAACACGTTATCGTTGGGGTAAATTAACTGATGGTGAGCCAAGTAGATTTTTAGAAGAAATAGATGAGCAATATTTAGAGTATTTAACGCCAAAAGTACCTGAACCATCAGTAAATAGGTTTATTGATGCTAGTTTGTTTGAAGACGATTCCCCAAAAAAAATACGTTTTCAAAAACCAATTCAAAAGAAAAGAAAAGAGTTCTTAGCGAAGAAAGAAAAAACAAATATGGTTCCTCCAAAAAGTAAAATGAAGAAGGTTTCAGAAATGAGCCCAAAAATGAATTTGTTTGATGGAGAAATCACTGTAGGAAACGTAGTAGAACATAACCGTTTTGGCACTGGAAAAGTAGTAGCTTTAGAAGGTAAAGGACCCAATAAAAAAGCAGAAATAGAGTTTAGTACCGTAGGTAAAAAGAAATTATTGTTACAATTTGCAAAATTGAAAGTAATCGGGTAGTTAATTCATAATAATTACCTATTTTGCATAGATAAAATATAGAGAAATGACGTTTGATTTAGAATACAATTCGAAAAGATCCAAATTAATTATCCCAGAATATGGGAGGCATATACAAAAGCTAGTGAATCATTGTATCGCTTTAGAAGATAAAGAAGAACGAAATACAATGGCTAAAGCTATTATTGATGTAATGGGTAATTTACAACCTCACTTACGTGATGTGCCTGATTTTAAGCATAAACTTTGGGATCAGTTACATATAATGGCAGATTTTCAGTTAGATGTTGATTCTCCTTACGAAACACCTTCAAAGGAAGAGTTACAAGAATCTCCTGAGCGATTGCCATATCCAAAATCAGCATCAAAGTATCGTTTTTATGGTACAAATATTCAAACCATGATTGATGTTGCTTTAACATGGGAAGAGGGAGATATGAAAGAAGCTTTGGTATTCACCATTGCTAATCATATGAAAAAATGCTATTTAAACTGGAACAAAGACACAGTTGAAGACAGTGTTATTTTCGATCATTTATATGAGCTGTCTGAAGGAAAAATAGATATTCGAGATATTGATGAGGACTTAACAGATAGCAAAAGCCTGTTAAGAAAACGTAGCGGACAAGGACAGCACAAATCAAAAGGAAAAACAAATACTAAATACAGAAAAAAGTAAATGGCATCATTTAAAATAGAAGGAGGTCACAAATTAAAAGGAACAATAACACCGCAAGGAGCAAAAAATGAAGCATTACAGGTAATATGTGCGGTGTTGTTAACGTCAGAAAAAGTAATTATAAACAATGTTCCTGATATTATTGATGTTAATAAACTGATTTTTATTTTAGGAGAATTAGGAGTTAAAATAGAAAAATTATCTAAAAACTCATATAGTTTTCAAGCAGACGATATCAATTTAAAATATCTAGAGTCACCAGAATTTAAAAGAGATGGAAGCTCTTTAAGAGGGTCTATTATGATTGTTGGTCCGTTATTGGCTCGTTTTGGAAAAGGATATATTCCTCGACCAGGAGGCGATAAAATAGGACGTCGTCGTCTAGATACTCACTTTGAAGGATTCATCAATTTAGGAGCAAAATTCCGATATAATCGTGAAGAATATTTCTACGGTGTAGAAACAGAAACAGGATTAGTAGGAGCAGAGATGTTGCTAGATGAAGCTTCGGTAACTGGTACAGCAAATATTATTATGGCTGCAGTATTAGCCAAAGGAACCACAACAATATATAACGCAGCTTGTGAGCCTTACATTCAGCAATTATCAAAAATGCTGAACTCAATGGGAGCAAAAATTACTGGAGTAGGATCTAATTTACTCACTATTGAAGGAGTGGAAACTCTAAAAGGCTGTGAACATACTATATTGCCAGATATGATTGAGATTGGTAGTTGGATAGGTATGGCTGCTATGACACGTTCGGAATTGACAATTAAGGATGTAAGTTGGGATGATTTAGGACAAATTCCTAATGTATTTAGAAAACTTGGAATTCAATTAGAAAGAAAGGGAGACGATATTTACATACCAGAGCAAGAAAGCTACGAAATTCAAAGTTATATTGACGGGTCAGTATTAACTGTAGCAGATGCACCATGGCCTGGGTTTACACCAGATTTATTGAGTATTGTATTGGTAGTTGCCACACAAGCAAAAGGAACCGTACTAATTCACCAAAAAATGTTTGAAAGCCGTTTATTCTTTGTTGATAAATTAATCGATATGGGGGCTAAGGTAATTTTATGCGATCCTCATAGAGCTACAGTAATAGGTCATGACTTTAAATCGCAGTTGAAGGCAACAAAAATGACCTCTCCAGATATCCGTGCAGGTATCTCATTATTAATAGCAGCACTTTCAGCAAAAGGGACAAGTATTATTAATAATATTGAACAGATAGATAGAGGTTACGAAGATATCGAAGCACGTTTAAAATCTATCGGAGCAAAGATTGAACGAATTGATAGTTAAACTAGCTAGAGTTAAAGTTGTAGAAATCTCTCAGTGAACTAAAAGTTTGTTGAGAGATTTTTTTAAATCTAGTTCATATTTTACTACTTGAGTTTTTTAATAAGAACAACTAACTTTTTTATACAGTATAAAGTTTTAAATTTGAAGGTCACTTTTTTTAGTTATCATACTTTGTTCTTACTCTAATGCTATTTCAGGATGAAACATGAATAAGGAATAAACACTTTCTTATATAACAGAGATTTTTTTGTAGTATGATTTGTTATTTGTACCTTCAAACTTTGAAAAAGCAAAAGTAATCCTCACTACATTCCTTTTATTTTTTTAATAGAGCTAAGAGTACACTACGCATAGGTGTAAAAGTGTATTGTCGTGGTTTATGTGTTCGGAAACACAAAGAGTAATTGTAAAAAAGTAACTACTAAAAATCTAAATAAATAATTATGACAAAGACAGAAAATAATAGGAAAGGGGTAATAGGTATTACCCAACAAGCAAGTTTAATAGATAAGAATATTGGTTCGTATAAAGAGCATTTTATAAACGAACATTTTGGATACACCGTAAAATTATCTAACGGAGTAATTCGTATACCAAGAAAAACCGCTGAGGATTATGAGGTACAAAAAGGAATTGTTACTAATGAAAGAATAAAAGAAATAGCTAAAACCTATACATATCAAGAGATATAATTTATTTTAAAAGTTCGTTAAACAGAAAACCATAACATTTTGTTGTGGTTTTCTATTTTTTAAGCTTATTTTGATGATTATTTTGTTCGCTAATACTTAGTTA
Encoded proteins:
- the murA gene encoding UDP-N-acetylglucosamine 1-carboxyvinyltransferase is translated as MASFKIEGGHKLKGTITPQGAKNEALQVICAVLLTSEKVIINNVPDIIDVNKLIFILGELGVKIEKLSKNSYSFQADDINLKYLESPEFKRDGSSLRGSIMIVGPLLARFGKGYIPRPGGDKIGRRRLDTHFEGFINLGAKFRYNREEYFYGVETETGLVGAEMLLDEASVTGTANIIMAAVLAKGTTTIYNAACEPYIQQLSKMLNSMGAKITGVGSNLLTIEGVETLKGCEHTILPDMIEIGSWIGMAAMTRSELTIKDVSWDDLGQIPNVFRKLGIQLERKGDDIYIPEQESYEIQSYIDGSVLTVADAPWPGFTPDLLSIVLVVATQAKGTVLIHQKMFESRLFFVDKLIDMGAKVILCDPHRATVIGHDFKSQLKATKMTSPDIRAGISLLIAALSAKGTSIINNIEQIDRGYEDIEARLKSIGAKIERIDS
- a CDS encoding ATP-dependent helicase produces the protein MNTYLEQLNEPQRAAVLQKDGPMIIIAGAGSGKTRVLTYKIAYLMEQGVDAFNILSLTFTNKAAREMKDRIGKVVGYSEAKNLWMGTFHSVFARILRSEADRLGYPSNFTIYDTQDSVRLITAIIKEMNLDKDRYKPKQILSRISSFKNSLITVRAYFNNSDLQQADLEASRPRTGDIYKEYVDRCFKSGAMDFDDLLLRTNELLARFPDVLAKYQDRFRYILVDEYQDTNHSQYLIVRALADRFQNICVVGDDSQSIYGFRGANIQNILNFQKDYPDVKTFKLEQNYRSTSNIVRAANSVIDKNKTKLDKEIWTANDAGDSVKVMRTISDGEEGRFVAQSIWENQMNHQLTSDQFAILYRTNAQSRAIEDALRKKDIKYKIYGGISFYQRKEIKDLLSYLRILINPNDEEALKRIINYPARGIGATTLDKLTIAANHYKKSMFDILKNINTVDINLNSGTKTKLQNFVNMIQRFQIEAQTKNAFEIADLVVKQTQLVKDLQKDGTPEGVNKVENVQELLNGIKDFITDKIETGEDASLTSFLEDVALATDFDSDKQDEEPRVSLMTIHLSKGLEFPYVYIVGLEESLFPSAMSMNTRSELEEERRLFYVALTRAEKGAYLTYAQTRYRWGKLTDGEPSRFLEEIDEQYLEYLTPKVPEPSVNRFIDASLFEDDSPKKIRFQKPIQKKRKEFLAKKEKTNMVPPKSKMKKVSEMSPKMNLFDGEITVGNVVEHNRFGTGKVVALEGKGPNKKAEIEFSTVGKKKLLLQFAKLKVIG
- a CDS encoding SatD family protein, which translates into the protein MTSVITGDIINSRGVSAETWLPVMKESFNTIGKTPKTWELFRGDSFQIEIENIAEALLFTFKLKSTIKKIKDLDIRLAIGIGNKNFDTEKITEANGEAFINSGYAFDYLLKKQNLALKTPWEDINDEFEVSISLSLLIMDNWTTNSAAFVNMSLQNPESTQKIIAKKLAISESSASERRKRSGFDEIMKLEKRYRKLMNQKLTKI
- a CDS encoding DUF7935 family protein, whose product is MEDKIIEGLAYALPALVTGGVAYLILGRFIEQDNKEKTFNALVEKKRESLPTKLQAYERMLLFCERINPSKLLLRVNPIGDDTDNYLQLLIGNIEQEFEHNLVQQLYISDDSWKAVLAAKLAIIAKLRNTAESSETAKDLRENVLIDYSQQESPANTAISFLKQEVKKLI
- a CDS encoding DUF4290 domain-containing protein, with amino-acid sequence MTFDLEYNSKRSKLIIPEYGRHIQKLVNHCIALEDKEERNTMAKAIIDVMGNLQPHLRDVPDFKHKLWDQLHIMADFQLDVDSPYETPSKEELQESPERLPYPKSASKYRFYGTNIQTMIDVALTWEEGDMKEALVFTIANHMKKCYLNWNKDTVEDSVIFDHLYELSEGKIDIRDIDEDLTDSKSLLRKRSGQGQHKSKGKTNTKYRKK
- a CDS encoding DUF3307 domain-containing protein, whose amino-acid sequence is MILFLKLLVAHLLGDFVFQPKNWVKNKEKKKIKSIKLYAHIGVHAILLLLLLQFNSTYWSVFLLVIISHYLVDLGKLYFQRKKNKRLFFFLDQVLHIFFLVLATYIYAPFKISINAILTQQNLLLFTCLIFVTYTSSIIINTLISKWNPEKGNKSTEQSLANAGKYIGFLERILIFVFIAINQWAGVGFLLAAKSIFRFGDLTASKDRKLTEYVLIGTLLSFGLAILTGLVYSHYGR
- a CDS encoding dicarboxylate/amino acid:cation symporter, which codes for MKRLALHWQILIGMILGVLFGLVMTFTDNGASFVSDWIKPFGTIFVKLLKLIAVPLIIASLVKGISDLKDISKFKNIGIRTILIYIGTTVIAITVGLVLVNVVQPGEGISEDTIAKLTADYANSEGVQAKIVEASKQKESGPLKFLEDMVPDNAIQAMSNNKAMLQVIFFTIILGISMLLIGEKKATPLKNFFDSLNEVVLKMVDLIMLTAPFAVFALLANVVVTSNDPDLLLALLKYGATVIGGLLLMVALYMVLISVFTKKNPLWFLKQISPAQLLAFSTSSSAATLPVTMERVEEHIGVDKEVSSFVLPVGATINMDGTSLYQAVAAVFISQALGFDLTFVDQLTIILTALLASIGSAAVPGAGMVMLVIVLESVGFPADKLAIGLALIFAVDRPLDMCRTVINVTGDATVSTLVAKSVGKLGKPHPHEWDEHYDEVK
- a CDS encoding sulfurtransferase, with translation MLTVKSPIVSVDWLHDNLSADNLIVLDATIQKVGVKTDDKKEKQQIKDAVFFDLKSVFLDVEAEYPNTIPSEKYFETEVQKLGINNDSCIVVYDDLGVYSSPRVWWLFKVFGFENVAVLNGGLPAWKDAGYTVESKKEREFLTGNFKANLNKGKISVTEEVLKASLNNKVILDARSKGRFYATEPEPRKDLRGGHIPNSKSLPYAELQLNGKMKSKEELQKIFSDMNPNKEEMIFSCGSGITACILALGAEEAGKTNYSVYDGSWTEWASRLDLPVEK